A region of Nostoc sp. 'Peltigera membranacea cyanobiont' N6 DNA encodes the following proteins:
- a CDS encoding NifU family protein yields the protein MTNLEELIQEINRFEAIISEWDESQRCVAVGLKRAIEALHKAALTNLIKSLKEESMPALRHAVADEVVYAVLLYHELVKPPKPPLSQRIQTALEEVRPGLKSHNGDVELVAIKSPDTVEVRLIGTCSTCPTSTLTLSQGVEQAIKNHCPEITKVVAVNNSSTVNNANSSLISPFSAKITCTWMKVATLDEVPEFSVVAVQLAGTSLILHRQGTTVKCYRNACSHLGSPLEQGKIENGIITCPSHGFQYKLETGECLTAPDISLQSYPVKIKGDKVFVKLQK from the coding sequence ATGACAAATCTTGAAGAATTAATTCAGGAAATTAACCGTTTTGAGGCAATTATATCCGAGTGGGATGAAAGCCAACGGTGTGTAGCAGTTGGTTTAAAAAGAGCAATTGAAGCTTTGCATAAAGCTGCATTGACTAATTTGATTAAAAGCCTGAAAGAAGAATCAATGCCAGCTTTACGTCATGCTGTTGCAGATGAAGTAGTTTATGCAGTGCTACTGTATCACGAACTCGTCAAACCACCAAAACCTCCGCTTTCACAACGCATTCAGACAGCCCTTGAAGAAGTTCGCCCAGGTTTAAAAAGCCATAATGGTGATGTAGAATTAGTAGCAATTAAGTCACCAGATACAGTAGAAGTTAGATTAATTGGAACTTGCAGTACTTGTCCAACTTCTACTTTAACTTTATCTCAGGGAGTAGAACAGGCAATAAAAAATCATTGCCCTGAAATTACCAAAGTAGTGGCAGTTAATAACAGTTCTACTGTGAACAACGCTAATTCTAGTTTAATCAGTCCATTCTCTGCAAAAATAACTTGTACTTGGATGAAAGTAGCGACTCTTGATGAAGTTCCTGAATTTAGTGTAGTGGCAGTACAACTTGCTGGTACTTCACTAATTTTACATCGTCAAGGTACTACAGTAAAATGCTACCGAAATGCTTGCAGTCATCTAGGATCTCCTTTAGAACAGGGTAAAATTGAAAATGGTATTATTACCTGTCCTTCCCACGGATTCCAGTACAAATTAGAGACAGGTGAATGTTTAACTGCACCTGATATTTCGCTTCAGTCGTATCCAGTCAAGATTAAAGGCGATAAGGTTTTTGTAAAACTGCAAAAATGA
- the hypD gene encoding hydrogenase formation protein HypD — MKYVDEFREPEKAEALRREIAKLSRQLEKPIKIMEVCGGHTHSIFKYGIEEILPQTIELIHGPGCPVCVMPKGRLDDAIAISQNHNVIFATFGDAMRVPGSKTTLLQARAQGADIRMVYSPLDSLQIARDNPDKEVVFFALGFETTAPSTAFTILQAAAEEIHNFSMFSNHVLVIPALKALLDNPDLQLDGFVGPGHVSMVIGSDPYQFISQQYNKPIVVSGFEPLDILQSIWMLLQQLVENRCEVENQYNRIVQKSGNTVALQAINKVFAIRDSFDWRGLGDIPYSGLKIQPEYAQFDAELKFTIPNLKVADHKACKCGEILKGVLKPWECKVFGTACTPETPIGTCMVSSEGACAAYYKYGRLSTIAKRTIPKVTITQEPLPACGFFSD; from the coding sequence ATGAAATATGTTGACGAATTCCGCGAACCGGAAAAAGCAGAAGCCTTACGCCGCGAAATCGCCAAATTATCCCGCCAGCTAGAAAAACCCATCAAAATAATGGAAGTATGCGGCGGACATACCCATTCCATTTTTAAATATGGTATCGAAGAAATATTACCCCAAACCATCGAACTAATTCATGGGCCTGGTTGTCCAGTATGCGTTATGCCAAAAGGGAGATTAGATGATGCGATCGCAATCTCTCAAAATCATAACGTCATTTTTGCCACCTTTGGCGATGCCATGCGAGTTCCCGGTTCCAAAACCACTTTACTGCAAGCCAGGGCGCAAGGTGCAGACATCCGTATGGTGTACTCTCCCCTAGATAGCCTGCAAATTGCCAGAGATAACCCCGACAAAGAAGTAGTTTTCTTCGCATTAGGCTTTGAAACCACAGCCCCCAGCACCGCCTTCACGATTCTGCAAGCAGCAGCCGAAGAAATTCATAACTTTAGTATGTTTTCCAATCACGTCCTTGTGATTCCCGCCCTCAAAGCACTATTAGATAATCCCGACTTGCAACTAGATGGATTTGTTGGGCCAGGTCATGTCAGTATGGTAATAGGCAGTGACCCATACCAATTTATTTCCCAACAATATAATAAGCCGATTGTCGTCTCAGGATTTGAACCCTTAGATATTCTCCAATCCATTTGGATGCTATTGCAACAATTAGTAGAAAATCGTTGCGAAGTTGAAAATCAATATAACCGAATTGTCCAAAAATCTGGAAATACAGTAGCCCTACAAGCCATAAATAAAGTTTTCGCCATCCGAGATAGTTTTGATTGGCGCGGCTTGGGAGATATCCCTTATTCAGGATTAAAAATTCAACCTGAATATGCTCAATTTGATGCCGAACTTAAATTTACCATTCCTAATCTCAAAGTAGCCGACCATAAAGCTTGTAAATGTGGAGAAATTCTCAAAGGAGTCTTAAAACCTTGGGAGTGCAAAGTATTCGGTACAGCTTGCACACCAGAAACCCCCATTGGTACTTGCATGGTATCTTCCGAAGGTGCTTGTGCAGCCTATTACAAATACGGGCGACTCTCCACCATTGCCAAAAGAACAATACCAAAAGTCACTATAACTCAAGAACCTCTCCCCGCCTGCGGCTTCTTTTCAGACTAA
- a CDS encoding hydrogenase small subunit, translating to MTNVLWLQGGACSGNTMSFLNAEEPTVCDLIADFGIKILWHPSLGLELGKDLQALLWDCISGKIPLDILVFEGSVVNAPNGTGEWNRFADRAMKDWLLDLAKVAQFIVAVGDCATWGGIPAMSPNPSESEGLQFLKRQEGGFLGKDFLSQAGLPVINIPGCPAHPDWITQILVAIATGRIADIAFDELNRPQTFFNTYTQTGCTRNVHFAYKASTAEFGQRKGCLFYDLGCRGPMTHSSCNRILWNRVSSKTRAGMPCLGCTEPEFPFFDLKPGTVFKTQTVMGVPKELPPGVNKKDYALLTMVAKDAAPPWAEEDFFTV from the coding sequence ATGACTAACGTACTATGGCTACAAGGTGGTGCTTGTTCAGGCAACACCATGTCATTTCTCAACGCTGAAGAACCGACAGTCTGCGATTTAATTGCCGACTTTGGTATCAAGATACTTTGGCATCCCTCCTTGGGATTAGAACTAGGCAAGGACTTACAAGCACTGTTGTGGGATTGCATTTCTGGCAAAATTCCTTTAGATATCTTGGTATTTGAAGGCAGTGTTGTTAACGCCCCCAACGGCACTGGTGAATGGAATCGGTTTGCCGATCGCGCCATGAAAGATTGGTTATTAGACCTCGCTAAAGTTGCTCAATTTATCGTCGCTGTGGGAGACTGTGCAACCTGGGGAGGAATTCCCGCCATGTCACCTAACCCCAGCGAATCGGAAGGTTTGCAATTTCTCAAGCGTCAAGAAGGCGGCTTTTTAGGGAAAGACTTTCTCTCACAAGCCGGATTACCTGTAATCAATATACCTGGATGTCCCGCCCATCCCGACTGGATTACGCAGATATTAGTTGCGATCGCTACTGGACGTATAGCAGACATTGCTTTTGATGAACTAAATCGTCCCCAAACTTTCTTCAACACCTATACCCAAACAGGTTGTACCCGCAACGTCCACTTTGCCTACAAAGCCTCAACTGCCGAATTTGGTCAGCGTAAAGGCTGCTTATTCTACGACTTGGGTTGTCGCGGCCCCATGACTCATTCTTCCTGCAACCGCATCTTATGGAATCGCGTCTCTTCCAAAACTCGCGCTGGGATGCCTTGTTTAGGTTGCACAGAACCAGAATTTCCCTTCTTTGACCTCAAACCAGGAACCGTATTCAAAACCCAAACAGTCATGGGAGTTCCCAAAGAATTACCGCCAGGGGTGAACAAAAAAGACTACGCCTTACTCACAATGGTGGCTAAAGACGCTGCACCACCTTGGGCAGAAGAAGACTTTTTTACTGTTTAG
- a CDS encoding type II toxin-antitoxin system Phd/YefM family antitoxin, protein METVNIHQAKTNLSKLLSRVELGEEIIISNRGVPIAKLVPFRTSSNRLKSLGQDKGRFVVPDDFNAPLPEEILAAFEGGAE, encoded by the coding sequence ATGGAAACTGTAAATATTCATCAAGCTAAAACAAATCTCTCAAAACTTTTGTCACGCGTAGAACTTGGAGAAGAAATCATTATTTCCAACCGAGGCGTTCCGATCGCCAAGTTGGTTCCGTTTCGCACCTCATCAAATCGACTCAAAAGTTTAGGGCAAGATAAAGGGCGTTTTGTAGTGCCAGATGATTTCAATGCGCCTTTGCCAGAAGAAATTTTGGCAGCATTTGAAGGCGGTGCAGAGTGA
- a CDS encoding type II toxin-antitoxin system VapC family toxin — translation MKLLLDTQCWLWWFTQPELLNEAAIAHIADETNELWLSVGSIWEMGIKVAIGKLPLADPLDSYISSRMTVLAMRSLEITASHALQAAALPLHHRDPFDRMLIAQAQIEEMTLVSADSMFNKYDISLLWAAKS, via the coding sequence GTGAAACTCTTGCTAGATACACAGTGCTGGTTATGGTGGTTTACCCAACCAGAGCTTTTGAATGAAGCAGCGATCGCCCATATTGCCGATGAAACGAATGAATTGTGGCTCTCAGTTGGCAGCATTTGGGAAATGGGGATAAAAGTTGCGATCGGTAAGTTACCACTGGCAGATCCCCTAGACAGTTATATTTCTAGTCGGATGACGGTATTGGCAATGCGATCGCTAGAAATTACAGCTTCTCATGCTTTACAAGCGGCTGCTTTACCTTTGCATCACCGAGATCCTTTTGACAGAATGTTGATTGCACAGGCTCAGATAGAAGAAATGACGCTTGTGAGTGCCGATTCAATGTTTAATAAGTACGACATTTCCCTACTTTGGGCAGCCAAATCTTAA
- a CDS encoding HypC/HybG/HupF family hydrogenase formation chaperone, which yields MCLGIPGQIIEITNVKHKLALVNIGGVKREVNIACIVDEQHPPEACIGDWVLVHVGFAMNRINEQEAAETLQLFQELAAAQAGIST from the coding sequence ATGTGCTTAGGAATCCCCGGACAAATTATCGAAATTACCAACGTTAAGCATAAATTAGCCCTAGTTAACATTGGTGGTGTTAAGCGCGAAGTAAATATTGCTTGTATCGTAGATGAACAACATCCCCCCGAAGCTTGTATTGGTGATTGGGTATTAGTCCATGTTGGCTTTGCCATGAATCGAATTAACGAACAAGAAGCGGCAGAAACATTACAACTCTTTCAAGAATTAGCAGCAGCACAAGCAGGGATTAGTACTTAA
- a CDS encoding Rpn family recombination-promoting nuclease/putative transposase, with the protein MKTDSIFYRIFQSIPSTFFELINQPPQLASAYQFSSVEVKQLAFRIDGVFLPNTPDLPIYFAEVQFQADKKFYSRLFTEIFNYLDKTELTNNWRGVVIFPNRSVDTGDTERYTELLNSQRVTRVYLDELSSIEASSIGIETVKLIVEPESTATAKALEIVNSAREQIPDVATIREIIQLIETILIYKLPRLSQEEIGKMFGSNELKQTRFYQDVFAEGRQEGIQETQLQTIPRLLGLGLSIEQIAQALGLDEQAVRQAIQPKS; encoded by the coding sequence TTGAAAACAGACAGTATCTTTTATCGGATCTTTCAGAGTATCCCCAGCACTTTCTTTGAACTGATTAACCAACCACCGCAATTAGCTAGTGCTTACCAATTTTCTTCAGTAGAAGTCAAACAACTGGCATTTAGAATCGATGGTGTTTTTCTTCCAAATACGCCAGACTTACCGATTTATTTTGCTGAAGTGCAATTTCAAGCAGACAAAAAATTCTACTCACGTTTATTTACCGAAATTTTTAACTATCTTGACAAAACCGAATTAACTAACAATTGGCGGGGTGTTGTCATCTTCCCCAACCGCAGCGTTGATACTGGAGACACCGAAAGATATACAGAATTACTCAACTCCCAACGAGTAACTCGTGTCTATCTCGACGAATTAAGCTCAATTGAGGCATCATCAATTGGCATCGAGACAGTTAAACTCATCGTTGAACCCGAATCAACTGCGACAGCAAAAGCTCTAGAAATAGTCAACAGTGCCAGAGAGCAAATTCCAGATGTCGCTACTATTAGGGAAATAATACAATTAATAGAGACGATATTAATCTACAAGTTACCGCGATTGAGCCAGGAGGAGATAGGAAAAATGTTTGGATCAAATGAATTAAAGCAGACTAGATTTTACCAAGATGTTTTTGCAGAAGGTAGGCAAGAAGGTATACAAGAAACTCAGTTACAAACTATACCTCGATTATTAGGATTGGGTTTAAGTATTGAGCAGATAGCTCAAGCATTAGGTTTGGACGAACAAGCTGTTAGGCAAGCTATACAACCAAAATCCTAA
- a CDS encoding nickel-dependent hydrogenase large subunit — MGIQSLDISPVGRVEGDLDVRVDIENGRVVNAWTHAELFRGFEVILRGKDPQAGLIVTPRICGICGGSHLTCASWALDTAWETEVPRNAILARNLGQIVETIQSIPRYFYGLFAIDLTNKKYRHSRFYDEAVRRFAAFTGKSYELGITISAKPVEIYALLGGQWPHSSYMVPGGVMCAPTLTDITRAWAILEYFRTNWLEAVWLGCSLERYEQIQSYDDFRDWLDEDRNHRDSDLGFYWRMGLDIGLDRYGAGVGKYVTWGYLAHEDKYQKPTIEGRNAAMIMKSGVYDSFADTHVLMDQSFTRENTTHSWYDEGTADIHPSDRTTKPTAINTKDFDNAYSWSSAVLHKDFGRLETGPLARQLVAGGKHGESWQHYDPFILDVFKNMGGASIHVRQLARVHELVKLYRQAEHCLREFKLNDPWYIKPTEKDGKGWGATEAARGSLSHWVEVEGGKIKNYQVIAPGTWNIGPRDGEGIRGPIEEALIGTPIYDSSDPVEVGHVARSFDSCLVCTVHAHDAKTGEELARFRTA, encoded by the coding sequence ATGGGAATTCAATCATTAGATATTTCGCCCGTTGGTAGAGTTGAGGGCGATTTGGATGTCCGAGTTGATATTGAGAATGGGCGGGTAGTTAACGCCTGGACACACGCCGAATTATTTCGTGGATTTGAAGTGATCCTACGCGGCAAAGATCCCCAAGCTGGATTAATTGTCACGCCTCGTATTTGCGGAATTTGCGGCGGTTCTCACTTAACTTGTGCATCTTGGGCATTAGATACAGCTTGGGAAACAGAAGTTCCTCGCAATGCAATTTTAGCGAGAAATCTTGGTCAAATTGTTGAGACAATTCAAAGTATCCCCCGCTATTTTTATGGACTCTTTGCCATTGATTTAACTAATAAAAAATACCGCCATAGTCGTTTTTATGACGAAGCTGTGAGACGCTTTGCTGCTTTCACTGGCAAATCTTATGAACTAGGCATAACAATTTCTGCTAAACCTGTAGAAATTTATGCACTATTGGGCGGACAATGGCCTCATTCCAGCTACATGGTTCCCGGCGGCGTGATGTGCGCTCCAACCTTAACAGACATTACCCGCGCTTGGGCAATTCTCGAATACTTCCGCACCAATTGGTTAGAAGCAGTGTGGTTAGGTTGTTCTTTAGAACGCTACGAACAAATCCAAAGTTATGATGACTTTAGAGATTGGTTAGATGAAGACCGCAATCATCGAGATTCCGACTTAGGTTTTTATTGGCGCATGGGTTTAGATATCGGTCTAGATAGATATGGTGCTGGTGTTGGTAAATATGTCACTTGGGGATATTTAGCCCATGAAGATAAATACCAAAAGCCGACTATCGAAGGACGAAATGCGGCGATGATTATGAAAAGTGGTGTGTACGATAGCTTCGCAGACACTCACGTTTTAATGGATCAGTCATTTACCCGCGAGAATACAACTCACTCCTGGTACGATGAAGGGACAGCAGATATTCACCCTAGCGATCGCACCACTAAACCCACTGCAATCAATACCAAAGACTTCGATAACGCCTACTCTTGGTCTAGTGCAGTCCTTCACAAAGACTTCGGACGCTTAGAAACTGGCCCCTTAGCGCGTCAATTAGTTGCTGGTGGTAAACATGGCGAATCTTGGCAACATTACGACCCCTTCATCCTCGATGTCTTCAAAAACATGGGTGGTGCTAGTATTCATGTGCGTCAGCTAGCACGAGTTCACGAACTTGTCAAGTTATATCGTCAAGCTGAACACTGTTTGCGCGAATTCAAATTAAACGACCCTTGGTATATCAAACCTACAGAAAAAGATGGCAAGGGTTGGGGTGCAACAGAAGCAGCGCGGGGTTCCTTGTCTCACTGGGTAGAAGTAGAGGGCGGTAAGATTAAGAATTACCAAGTTATTGCCCCTGGTACTTGGAATATCGGCCCTCGTGACGGTGAAGGAATCCGCGGCCCTATTGAAGAAGCGTTAATTGGCACACCCATTTACGATTCTAGCGACCCAGTGGAAGTTGGTCATGTGGCGCGATCGTTTGATTCATGTTTGGTATGTACAGTTCACGCCCATGATGCGAAGACTGGTGAAGAGTTGGCACGTTTTCGGACAGCTTAA
- the hypF gene encoding carbamoyltransferase HypF translates to MATEEIRVRGTVQGVGFRPTVYRLAKACGLSGDVCNDGEGVLIRVSGSEEALTEFVARLQTECPPLAIINQLTRVIYKGEFKFDNFVISTSISNAIKTEITPDAATCPQCQKEIFDPFSRFFRYPFTNCTHCGPRLSIIRAIPYDRCNTSMSAFVMCPECAKEYHDVENRRFHAQPVACHVCGPTAWLERADGKSVTASMFSMLDDVDAVCTLLQKGEIVAIKGLGGIHLACDATQENVVQKLRQRKKRYHKPFALMARDIEIIEQYCIVNAKEKELLTSSAAPIVLLQASDKKQLASSVASGQSTLGFMLPYTPLHHLILRRMNRPIVLTSGNLADEPQCIDNEEAREKLGTIADYFLFHNREIINRVDDSVVRVLDDKVQTIRRARGYAPASISLPPGFHKIPQILAMGSELKNTFCLLREGEAILSQHLGDLENAAAFNAYQKTLNLYLNLFEHQPEIIAIDKHPEYLSSKLGKELADTNKIPIHQIQHHHAHIAACMAENGIPLDSPPVLGIALDGLGYGDDGTLWGGEFLLADYRKFQRLATFKPVAMVGGEQAIYQPWRNTYAQLIAAKLWDDCQEQYADLDIVKFLNKKPLKLLNQLIEKKINSLPASSVGRLFDAVAAAIGIYRDECSYEGQAAIALEAIVDVNSLNNDKETLIYPFSFSFSDSIYCIDPRPMWQALLDDLQQQIPQPVIAAKFHKGLANAIVEMVQHLSKKNLINQVVLTGGVFQNCILLEQVTKQLQALGIKVLTHNLVPANDGGLSLGQAVIAAAQLIHEC, encoded by the coding sequence ATGGCGACTGAAGAAATTAGAGTTCGTGGTACTGTTCAGGGAGTAGGATTTCGCCCTACTGTATATCGTCTGGCTAAAGCTTGCGGTTTGAGTGGGGATGTTTGTAATGATGGTGAAGGTGTATTAATTCGGGTATCTGGTAGTGAAGAAGCATTAACAGAATTTGTTGCCAGATTGCAAACAGAATGTCCGCCGTTGGCAATAATTAATCAACTAACAAGAGTTATTTATAAAGGTGAATTTAAATTTGATAATTTTGTGATTTCTACTAGTATCAGTAATGCCATTAAAACAGAAATTACCCCTGATGCAGCCACTTGTCCCCAGTGTCAAAAAGAAATATTCGACCCTTTTAGCCGCTTTTTTCGCTATCCATTTACTAACTGCACTCATTGCGGCCCCCGCCTGAGTATTATTCGTGCCATTCCTTATGACAGATGCAATACCAGTATGTCTGCGTTTGTCATGTGTCCCGAATGTGCAAAGGAATATCACGATGTTGAAAATCGCCGTTTTCACGCCCAACCTGTAGCTTGCCATGTTTGCGGCCCCACTGCTTGGTTAGAACGCGCTGATGGGAAATCGGTTACTGCTTCCATGTTCTCCATGTTGGATGATGTTGATGCCGTTTGTACATTGTTGCAAAAAGGTGAGATTGTGGCAATTAAAGGCTTAGGTGGTATTCATCTAGCTTGCGATGCAACACAGGAAAACGTTGTACAAAAACTGCGTCAGCGTAAAAAGCGCTATCATAAACCCTTTGCTTTAATGGCGCGGGATATTGAAATAATTGAACAATATTGTATTGTCAACGCCAAAGAAAAAGAATTATTAACCAGTTCTGCTGCACCAATTGTTTTATTACAAGCTTCAGATAAAAAACAATTAGCATCATCAGTTGCATCAGGGCAAAGTACCCTTGGTTTCATGCTTCCTTATACGCCTCTGCATCATTTAATTCTGCGGCGGATGAATCGCCCAATTGTTTTAACAAGTGGCAATCTTGCTGATGAACCACAATGTATTGATAATGAAGAGGCGAGAGAAAAATTAGGAACAATTGCTGATTATTTTCTATTTCACAATCGAGAGATTATTAATCGGGTAGATGATTCAGTTGTGCGTGTTCTTGATGATAAAGTTCAAACGATTCGCCGTGCCAGAGGATATGCACCAGCATCAATTAGTTTACCACCAGGATTTCACAAAATACCGCAAATTTTAGCAATGGGTAGTGAATTAAAAAATACCTTTTGTTTATTGCGTGAAGGAGAAGCAATCCTCTCTCAACATTTAGGAGATTTAGAAAATGCTGCGGCTTTCAATGCTTACCAAAAAACTTTAAATTTATACTTAAATTTATTTGAGCATCAACCAGAAATAATTGCCATTGATAAACATCCTGAATATCTCTCAAGTAAACTTGGTAAAGAACTAGCGGATACAAATAAAATTCCAATTCATCAAATCCAACATCATCATGCCCATATTGCTGCTTGTATGGCAGAAAATGGAATTCCTTTAGATTCACCTCCAGTATTAGGTATTGCTTTAGATGGTTTAGGTTACGGGGATGATGGTACACTCTGGGGTGGAGAATTTCTTTTAGCAGATTATCGGAAGTTTCAGCGACTAGCAACATTTAAACCAGTAGCAATGGTTGGTGGTGAACAGGCCATTTATCAGCCTTGGCGTAATACCTACGCCCAATTAATAGCTGCTAAACTTTGGGATGATTGCCAAGAACAGTATGCTGATTTAGACATCGTAAAATTTCTGAATAAAAAACCGCTAAAGCTACTCAATCAACTTATAGAGAAAAAAATTAACTCTCTTCCAGCTTCTTCAGTGGGGCGGTTGTTCGATGCAGTGGCGGCAGCTATCGGTATTTATAGAGATGAATGTAGCTATGAAGGACAAGCTGCGATCGCACTTGAAGCTATAGTAGATGTTAATAGCTTAAATAATGATAAAGAAACGCTAATATATCCTTTTAGTTTTAGCTTTTCAGATAGTATTTATTGTATAGACCCGCGCCCAATGTGGCAAGCTTTGCTTGATGACTTACAGCAGCAGATTCCCCAACCAGTTATCGCTGCAAAATTTCACAAAGGTTTAGCAAATGCAATTGTGGAAATGGTTCAGCATCTTTCTAAAAAAAATCTGATTAATCAGGTTGTCCTAACGGGAGGAGTGTTTCAAAATTGTATATTGTTAGAGCAAGTTACCAAACAATTACAAGCATTAGGAATAAAAGTACTCACTCACAACTTAGTTCCAGCTAATGACGGCGGCTTATCTTTAGGACAAGCAGTGATTGCAGCCGCACAATTAATACATGAGTGCTGA
- the hypE gene encoding hydrogenase expression/formation protein HypE produces the protein MNIHSQNSIKNPLFQKIEQARHRQGKVRDTHITLAHGSGGKAMRDLIDDIFVSSFDNPILSQLEDQASLNLASLMQQGDRLAFTTDSYVVDPLFFPGSDIGELAINGTVNDLAVSGAKPLYLTCSVILEEGLPVETLRRVANSMKAAAEKAGVQIVTGDTKVVHRGAADKLFINTAGIGIIPRGVNISAHNIKPGDVIIINGEIGNHGTAILIARGELALETDIESDCQPLHSLVETILHVCPQVHAMRDATRGGLATVLNEFALTSNVGIRIFEESIPVREEVNGVCEILGLDPLYLANEGKLVVVVPKENAENVLSAMKSHPAGKDACIIGEVISSPPGIVLLKTVFGAERIVDILVGDQLPRIC, from the coding sequence ATGAATATTCACTCCCAAAACTCAATAAAAAATCCTCTATTCCAAAAAATTGAACAAGCCCGCCATCGCCAAGGTAAAGTGCGAGATACTCATATAACTCTTGCACATGGGAGTGGTGGTAAAGCCATGCGCGATTTAATAGATGATATCTTTGTTAGTAGTTTTGATAATCCAATTCTCTCACAACTAGAAGACCAAGCCAGCTTAAATTTAGCCAGTCTCATGCAACAAGGAGACAGGCTTGCATTTACAACAGATTCTTATGTTGTAGACCCTTTATTTTTCCCAGGTAGTGATATAGGAGAATTAGCCATAAACGGTACAGTTAATGATTTAGCTGTCAGTGGTGCTAAACCTTTATATCTAACTTGTAGCGTAATTTTAGAAGAAGGATTACCTGTAGAAACCTTACGCCGTGTCGCAAACAGTATGAAAGCAGCCGCAGAAAAAGCTGGTGTTCAAATTGTTACTGGTGACACAAAAGTTGTACATCGTGGTGCTGCCGATAAACTCTTTATTAATACTGCTGGCATTGGTATCATCCCACGAGGAGTTAATATTTCTGCCCACAACATTAAACCTGGAGATGTAATAATAATTAATGGTGAGATAGGCAATCATGGAACAGCAATTTTAATTGCCCGTGGGGAATTAGCCTTAGAAACTGATATTGAAAGTGATTGTCAGCCGTTACATAGTTTAGTAGAAACTATTCTCCATGTATGCCCACAAGTTCATGCTATGCGAGATGCTACACGCGGTGGTTTAGCTACAGTATTAAATGAATTTGCCCTCACTTCCAATGTGGGAATTCGTATTTTTGAAGAATCTATCCCAGTGCGTGAAGAAGTCAACGGAGTTTGCGAAATTCTCGGTTTAGACCCATTGTATTTAGCTAATGAAGGTAAGTTAGTTGTGGTGGTTCCAAAAGAGAATGCTGAAAATGTTTTATCCGCTATGAAATCTCACCCAGCAGGCAAAGATGCTTGTATTATTGGCGAAGTTATTTCTTCACCTCCAGGTATCGTATTGTTAAAAACCGTTTTTGGTGCTGAAAGGATTGTGGATATCTTGGTAGGCGACCAATTACCACGAATTTGTTAA
- a CDS encoding GIY-YIG nuclease family protein — MKFNVADLLPEIPAIKLAEDFNPPPGVFRFSLSDFILVWKGFPSKNIIEKRQRLEKIFNTDYFDAYTVVADAISLNKLIYTDFYDPSPKNGSGFIYLYTFEDNVLAGKYSQGLLWWTYSRYETKLKIGRTEQNVLNRIDQQLLTRTSISEPPILLSAFWTNLVVQCERNIHYELRNKRLSDNMGRAARGGIEWFKDTPTLAIPIILKWVTRYRIDPYSSSLIPVASESELEELA; from the coding sequence ATGAAGTTTAATGTTGCAGACCTTCTTCCTGAGATCCCAGCTATCAAACTTGCTGAGGATTTTAATCCACCGCCAGGCGTTTTTCGATTTAGTCTTTCCGATTTTATTTTAGTATGGAAGGGATTTCCATCAAAAAATATAATTGAGAAACGTCAACGTCTTGAAAAAATATTTAATACTGACTACTTTGATGCTTATACTGTTGTAGCAGATGCTATAAGCCTTAATAAATTAATATATACAGATTTTTACGATCCATCTCCTAAAAACGGAAGTGGTTTTATTTATCTTTATACTTTTGAAGATAACGTACTTGCTGGTAAGTATTCACAAGGCTTACTTTGGTGGACATATTCTCGGTATGAAACTAAATTAAAAATTGGGCGTACTGAGCAGAATGTTTTAAACAGAATTGATCAACAACTTCTTACAAGAACAAGTATTTCTGAGCCACCAATTCTTCTATCTGCTTTTTGGACAAATTTGGTTGTTCAATGTGAACGAAACATTCATTATGAACTTCGTAATAAGAGATTAAGTGATAACATGGGTAGGGCTGCAAGAGGTGGAATTGAGTGGTTTAAAGATACTCCTACACTAGCTATACCTATTATTCTTAAATGGGTTACTCGTTATAGAATCGATCCTTATTCTAGTTCTTTGATACCTGTCGCTTCTGAGTCGGAGCTTGAAGAACTAGCTTAA